A genomic window from Pyxidicoccus trucidator includes:
- a CDS encoding SDR family NAD(P)-dependent oxidoreductase translates to MAVQPDVNLALVTGASRGIGAAIAEALAESGRRVVLLARDAEALSRLEKKLVAAGAQAHSFVCDVANGAAVDATLARVEASLGVPGIIVNNAGVGGPFHRADEVSNEEWEALFGVNVDGVYHLCRWALPRMKAGRYGRIVNISSIQGLFGGARSSTYAATKHALIGYTRSLAAEWGAFGITCNAVCPGYIDTEMLLNADPASRTELLRRIPARRFGTPEEVAKVVAFLVGPHGGYINGSALVVDGGLSSHLANDVPSE, encoded by the coding sequence ATGGCGGTGCAACCGGATGTGAACCTCGCGCTCGTCACCGGAGCCAGTCGGGGAATCGGCGCGGCGATTGCGGAAGCGCTCGCGGAGAGCGGTCGGCGGGTGGTCCTGCTGGCCCGTGATGCGGAGGCCCTGTCCAGACTCGAGAAGAAGCTGGTGGCCGCCGGTGCCCAGGCACACTCCTTCGTCTGCGATGTCGCGAACGGGGCCGCGGTGGATGCGACGCTCGCCAGAGTCGAGGCGAGCCTGGGCGTCCCCGGCATCATCGTGAACAACGCCGGGGTCGGTGGGCCCTTTCATCGCGCGGACGAGGTCTCCAATGAGGAGTGGGAGGCCTTGTTCGGGGTGAATGTGGATGGCGTCTACCACCTCTGCCGATGGGCACTCCCCCGCATGAAGGCGGGGCGGTACGGGCGCATCGTGAACATCTCCTCCATCCAGGGCCTGTTTGGTGGCGCGCGCTCGTCCACCTATGCGGCCACCAAGCATGCGCTCATCGGCTACACCCGGAGCCTCGCAGCCGAGTGGGGCGCCTTTGGCATCACCTGCAACGCCGTCTGTCCGGGCTACATCGACACGGAGATGCTGCTGAACGCGGACCCGGCGTCGAGGACGGAGCTGCTGCGGAGGATTCCCGCCAGGAGGTTCGGAACCCCCGAGGAGGTGGCAAAGGTGGTGGCCTTCCTCGTCGGGCCTCACGGCGGCTACATCAACGGCAGTGCGCTGGTGGTCGACGGCGGCCTGTCGT
- a CDS encoding SDR family oxidoreductase: MGVRSAIVVGGTGDIGKAVIDRLRAEGLRVVCAANDVRPETPDGMCVDITDEASVAALFEKAEKELGPLSLLVNCAGVGVFTSIADTSVQDWRRTLEVNLTGAFLCSREAFKRMKAGAGGRIVHIGSVSDHLTLPLNAAYAASKHGVRGLTGVLNEEGKDHSIRATLISLGAVYTSFWKSRPEFSAADMLTVEDVAQSIWEVARKPLNVRVDEIRLLPSKGVL, encoded by the coding sequence ATGGGCGTGAGGAGTGCAATCGTCGTCGGTGGGACCGGCGACATCGGCAAGGCCGTCATCGACAGGCTCCGGGCGGAGGGGCTGCGCGTCGTGTGCGCCGCGAACGACGTGAGGCCCGAGACGCCGGACGGGATGTGCGTCGACATCACGGATGAGGCCTCCGTGGCGGCGCTGTTCGAGAAAGCGGAGAAGGAGCTGGGCCCGCTCTCCCTGCTGGTCAACTGCGCGGGCGTCGGCGTCTTCACGTCCATCGCGGACACCTCGGTTCAGGATTGGCGCAGGACTCTCGAGGTGAACCTGACCGGGGCCTTCCTCTGCTCGCGCGAAGCGTTCAAGCGCATGAAGGCGGGGGCGGGCGGGAGAATCGTCCACATCGGCTCCGTGAGCGACCACCTCACCCTGCCCCTGAACGCGGCCTATGCCGCTTCCAAGCATGGTGTCAGAGGGCTGACGGGAGTCTTGAACGAGGAAGGGAAGGACCATTCCATCCGGGCCACGCTCATCTCCCTGGGGGCCGTCTACACCTCGTTCTGGAAGTCGCGCCCGGAGTTCAGCGCGGCCGACATGCTGACCGTGGAAGACGTGGCCCAGAGTATCTGGGAGGTCGCCCGGAAGCCCTTGAACGTGCGGGTCGATGAGATTCGCCTTCTTCCGTCAAAGGGAGTGCTGTGA
- the leuS gene encoding leucine--tRNA ligase: protein MPFDPRDVEPRWQARWREARLHRTTFDPTKPKFYVLDMFPYPSGAGIHVGHCEGYTATDVVTRWKRMQGWNVLHPMGWDAFGLPAENYAIKTGIHPRITTEQAVSNFRRQIDSVGFAYDWEREVNTTDPRYYKWTQWIFLQLFKKGLAYESVMPINWCPSCKTGLANEEAARGRCDRCGTQVERKDLRQWMLRITAYADRLLEDLAEVDWPESTLMMQRKWIGRSEGAEVVFRVADGPAAGAELKVFTTRPDTLHGATYLVLSPEHRLVESLTMPEQRTAVTDSQAAARLKSDLERTELAKEKTGAFTGSHAINPVNGERIPIWIADYVLATYGTGAIMAVPAHDQRDQDFALKFGLPIREVVRPVDEAAPEPGEAFTGDGIAVGSGELDGLPTAEAKQRVVAMLEARGQGRRTVSYRLRDWIFSRQRYWGEPIPIVHCAKCGAVPVPEDQLPVTLPEVERYKPSGTGESPLATIPEWLETRCPQCDGPGRRETNTMPQWAGSCWYYLRYLDPTNASEPWSKEAERQWMSVDLYVGGAEHAVLHLLYARFWHKVLFDLGHVSTKEPFKKLRHQGTVLAYTYQDAAEHYHELSEVELRGDEAFLRATGEKLRVQVEKMAKSKLNGVNPDSVVAEHGADVLRLYELFMGEFELSKPWDPRAIEGCGRFLRRVWRLVEEHEPLRAPEGDPHLKLRHKTIQRVAADLERLQFNTAIAALMTYTNELTLKGSTREDLVTLVKLVGPFAPHLGDEAWERLGGKGFLLEQDWPTFDVALTVDAQVTYAVQVNGKLRGSLELERGTPEAEVREQALALPNVVRQLEGGKTVSKVIIVPDRIVNIVVR, encoded by the coding sequence ATGCCTTTCGACCCCCGTGACGTGGAGCCCCGGTGGCAGGCGCGCTGGCGCGAAGCCCGCCTGCACCGGACGACCTTCGACCCGACGAAGCCGAAGTTCTACGTGCTCGACATGTTCCCGTACCCCTCCGGCGCGGGCATCCACGTCGGACATTGCGAGGGCTACACGGCCACCGACGTGGTGACGCGGTGGAAGCGGATGCAGGGCTGGAACGTGCTGCACCCCATGGGGTGGGACGCCTTCGGACTGCCGGCGGAGAACTACGCCATCAAGACGGGCATCCACCCGCGCATCACCACGGAACAGGCCGTCTCCAACTTCCGGAGACAGATTGACTCCGTGGGCTTCGCCTACGACTGGGAGCGCGAGGTCAACACCACCGACCCGCGTTACTACAAGTGGACCCAGTGGATCTTCCTGCAGCTGTTCAAGAAGGGGCTCGCGTACGAGAGCGTGATGCCCATCAACTGGTGTCCCTCGTGCAAGACGGGACTGGCCAATGAGGAGGCCGCCAGGGGCAGGTGCGACCGTTGTGGCACCCAGGTGGAGCGCAAGGATTTGCGCCAGTGGATGCTGCGCATCACCGCGTACGCGGACCGCCTGCTGGAAGACCTGGCCGAGGTGGACTGGCCCGAGTCCACGCTGATGATGCAGCGCAAATGGATTGGCCGCTCCGAGGGCGCCGAGGTGGTCTTCCGCGTCGCGGACGGCCCGGCGGCGGGCGCGGAGCTGAAGGTCTTCACCACCCGCCCGGACACGCTGCACGGAGCGACGTACCTGGTGCTCTCGCCCGAGCATCGGCTGGTCGAGTCGCTGACGATGCCGGAGCAGCGGACCGCGGTGACGGACTCCCAGGCCGCCGCGCGGCTCAAGAGCGATTTGGAGCGCACGGAGCTGGCCAAGGAGAAGACGGGCGCCTTCACGGGCAGTCACGCCATCAATCCCGTCAACGGCGAGCGCATCCCCATCTGGATTGCCGACTACGTCCTGGCCACCTACGGCACCGGCGCCATCATGGCCGTGCCCGCGCATGACCAGAGAGACCAGGACTTCGCGTTGAAGTTCGGCCTGCCCATCCGCGAGGTGGTGCGTCCGGTGGACGAGGCGGCGCCAGAGCCCGGCGAGGCCTTCACGGGCGACGGCATCGCGGTGGGCTCGGGCGAGCTGGACGGCCTGCCCACGGCCGAGGCCAAGCAGCGGGTGGTGGCCATGCTGGAGGCGCGCGGCCAGGGCCGGCGCACGGTGAGCTATCGCCTGCGCGATTGGATCTTCTCGCGCCAGCGCTACTGGGGTGAGCCCATCCCCATCGTCCACTGCGCGAAGTGCGGCGCGGTGCCCGTACCCGAGGACCAGCTCCCCGTCACCCTGCCCGAGGTCGAGCGCTACAAGCCCTCCGGCACCGGCGAGTCCCCGCTGGCCACCATCCCCGAGTGGCTGGAGACGCGCTGCCCCCAGTGCGACGGCCCGGGCCGCCGCGAGACGAACACCATGCCGCAGTGGGCGGGCTCGTGCTGGTACTACCTGCGCTACCTGGACCCGACGAACGCCAGCGAGCCCTGGTCGAAGGAGGCCGAGCGGCAGTGGATGAGCGTGGACCTGTACGTGGGCGGCGCCGAGCACGCGGTGCTGCACCTGCTCTACGCGCGCTTCTGGCACAAGGTGTTGTTCGACCTGGGCCACGTCTCCACGAAGGAGCCCTTCAAGAAGCTGCGCCACCAGGGCACGGTGCTGGCGTACACGTACCAGGACGCGGCGGAGCACTACCACGAGCTGTCCGAGGTGGAGCTGCGCGGCGATGAGGCCTTCCTCCGTGCCACGGGCGAGAAGCTGCGCGTCCAGGTCGAGAAGATGGCCAAGTCCAAGCTCAACGGCGTCAACCCGGACAGCGTGGTGGCCGAGCATGGCGCGGACGTGCTGCGCCTGTACGAGCTGTTCATGGGCGAGTTCGAGCTGTCCAAACCGTGGGACCCGCGCGCCATCGAGGGCTGCGGCCGCTTCCTGCGCCGCGTCTGGCGCCTGGTCGAGGAGCATGAGCCGTTGCGCGCTCCCGAGGGCGACCCACACTTGAAATTGCGGCACAAGACGATTCAGCGCGTGGCGGCGGACCTGGAGCGCCTCCAGTTCAACACCGCCATCGCCGCGTTGATGACCTACACGAACGAGCTGACCTTGAAGGGCAGCACCCGCGAGGACCTGGTCACGCTGGTGAAGCTGGTGGGCCCCTTCGCGCCGCATTTGGGAGACGAGGCGTGGGAGCGGCTCGGCGGGAAGGGCTTCCTGCTGGAGCAGGACTGGCCCACGTTCGACGTGGCGCTCACGGTGGATGCCCAGGTGACGTACGCCGTCCAGGTGAACGGCAAGCTGCGCGGCAGCCTGGAGCTGGAGCGCGGCACGCCGGAGGCCGAGGTGCGCGAGCAGGCGCTGGCCCTGCCCAACGTGGTCCGCCAGTTGGAGGGCGGGAAGACGGTGAGCAAGGTCATCATCGTGCCCGACAGAATCGTCAACATCGTCGTGCGCTAG
- a CDS encoding sensor histidine kinase: protein MLLAGLLPLVLLGVLAQGALERVLSVSIAPVEGVLDGVSSELERRGLPQDSLNEARLNLAQAELARRALVRRVPAFITALVLVSGVVLALAAVLLGRALTRPVDTLTQGMWAYARGDLSVRLAAPEPPRDELQFLLGQFNRMGQDLLAQRERLKAAEQIAAWQDVARALAHELKNPLTAMKLSLARLSRTDASMPIDTTRITEAVALLQEEVDLLMRMTQSFSTFARLPAPRFQDVALRPLLAEVCALYAGTSPVPVELAPGPDASLRADPDGLRRLFGNLVKNATEASPTGAAPVRVALEPLDAGGVRVTVTDGGAGIPTVMEGPALTRGLFSTKPEGSGLGLPIAQKIVHEHGGTLRLEPASGGGTLARVDLPLAPPLFVPAAA from the coding sequence ATGCTGCTCGCGGGCCTCCTGCCGCTGGTGCTCCTCGGCGTGCTGGCACAGGGCGCGCTGGAGCGCGTGCTGTCCGTCTCCATCGCCCCCGTGGAAGGCGTGCTGGACGGGGTCTCCTCGGAGCTGGAGCGCCGGGGCCTGCCCCAGGACTCGCTGAACGAGGCGCGCCTCAACCTCGCCCAGGCGGAGCTGGCGCGGCGGGCCCTGGTGCGTCGAGTCCCTGCGTTCATCACCGCGCTGGTGCTCGTCTCCGGCGTGGTGCTGGCCCTGGCGGCGGTACTGCTCGGCCGCGCCCTCACCCGCCCGGTGGACACCCTGACCCAGGGCATGTGGGCCTATGCGCGCGGGGACCTCTCCGTGCGCCTCGCCGCGCCGGAGCCTCCCCGGGATGAGCTCCAGTTCCTCCTCGGCCAGTTCAACCGCATGGGGCAGGACCTGCTCGCCCAGCGCGAGCGCCTCAAGGCCGCCGAGCAGATTGCCGCCTGGCAGGACGTGGCCCGCGCCCTGGCCCACGAGCTGAAGAACCCGCTCACCGCAATGAAGCTCTCACTCGCCCGTCTGTCCCGCACGGACGCGAGCATGCCCATCGACACCACCCGCATCACCGAGGCCGTGGCCCTCCTCCAGGAAGAGGTGGACCTCCTGATGCGGATGACCCAGAGCTTCTCCACCTTCGCGAGGCTGCCTGCCCCGCGCTTCCAGGACGTGGCCCTGCGTCCGCTGCTGGCCGAGGTGTGTGCCCTCTACGCGGGCACCTCGCCCGTCCCCGTGGAGCTGGCCCCCGGCCCCGACGCCTCGCTGCGCGCGGACCCCGACGGCCTGCGCCGCCTCTTCGGCAACCTGGTGAAGAACGCCACCGAGGCCTCTCCCACCGGCGCGGCCCCCGTGCGCGTCGCGCTGGAGCCCCTCGACGCGGGCGGGGTGCGCGTCACCGTGACGGACGGAGGCGCCGGCATCCCCACGGTGATGGAGGGCCCCGCCCTCACCCGGGGCCTGTTCAGCACCAAGCCCGAGGGCAGCGGGCTGGGCCTGCCCATTGCCCAGAAAATCGTCCACGAGCACGGCGGCACCCTGCGCCTGGAACCTGCGTCAGGTGGGGGTACGCTGGCGCGCGTGGACCTGCCCCTCGCCCCTCCCCTCTTCGTCCCGGCCGCCGCATGA
- a CDS encoding sigma-54-dependent transcriptional regulator: MKPGPRILVVDDDPGVLKALRGLLSDEGFTPVEARSAAEAARLLDAPEGPPALMLLDLRMPGETGLELLARLPRPLPAPVVVLSGEASPAEAVQALKLGATDFVEKPPSPERLITALRNAMALGSLQEERERLLDALARPGHLVGDSPSMESLRRLIARVAPSDTAILITGETGTGKERVARALHLASGRKGRLVAVNCAAIPATLLESELFGHEKGAFSGAVARRAGRIEQAHGGTLLLDELGDMPLELQAKLLRVLETKEVERLGGSVPVPVDARILAATHQDLARAVKEGRFRQDLFFRLNVMPLQIPPLRERPEDLLPLARTFAAEFAGPNAPLALAPGAEAALRAYPWPGNVRELRNLIERLNLLRGDGPLTLGPEAIQGPLAPAAPTRPTLGDRSYREHVEDFERELIRAALQEGGSIAGAARLLQVDRGNLYRRIKALGLPVS; encoded by the coding sequence ATGAAGCCCGGCCCCCGCATCCTCGTCGTCGATGACGACCCTGGCGTCCTCAAGGCCCTGCGCGGGCTGCTGAGCGACGAGGGCTTCACCCCGGTAGAGGCCCGCTCCGCCGCGGAGGCCGCGCGGCTGCTCGATGCGCCCGAGGGCCCGCCCGCGCTGATGCTGTTGGACTTGCGCATGCCGGGCGAGACGGGGCTGGAGCTGCTCGCGCGTCTGCCCCGGCCGCTGCCCGCGCCGGTGGTGGTGCTGTCCGGAGAGGCGTCCCCCGCGGAGGCGGTGCAGGCGCTGAAGCTGGGCGCGACGGACTTCGTGGAGAAGCCGCCCTCGCCCGAGCGGCTCATCACGGCGCTGCGCAACGCGATGGCGCTGGGCTCGCTCCAGGAGGAGCGGGAGCGGCTGCTCGACGCGCTGGCCCGTCCCGGCCACCTCGTGGGCGACAGCCCGAGCATGGAGTCGCTGCGCCGGCTCATCGCCCGCGTGGCGCCGAGCGACACCGCCATCCTCATCACCGGAGAGACGGGCACCGGCAAGGAGCGCGTCGCACGGGCGCTGCACCTGGCCTCGGGGCGCAAGGGCCGGCTCGTCGCCGTCAACTGCGCGGCCATCCCCGCCACGCTGCTGGAGAGCGAGCTGTTCGGCCACGAGAAGGGCGCCTTCTCCGGCGCGGTGGCGCGGCGCGCGGGCCGGATTGAGCAGGCGCACGGCGGCACGCTGCTGCTGGACGAGCTGGGCGACATGCCGCTGGAGCTCCAGGCCAAGCTGCTGCGCGTGCTGGAGACGAAGGAGGTGGAGCGGCTGGGTGGCTCGGTGCCGGTGCCCGTGGACGCGCGCATCCTCGCGGCCACGCACCAGGACCTCGCCCGCGCGGTGAAGGAGGGCCGCTTTCGCCAGGACCTCTTCTTCCGCCTCAACGTGATGCCGCTCCAGATACCACCGCTGCGCGAGCGCCCGGAGGACCTGCTCCCGCTGGCCCGCACCTTCGCGGCGGAGTTCGCCGGGCCGAATGCGCCGCTGGCCCTGGCACCGGGAGCGGAGGCCGCCCTGCGCGCCTACCCGTGGCCCGGGAATGTGCGCGAGCTGCGCAACCTCATCGAGCGACTCAACCTGCTGCGTGGCGACGGCCCGCTGACACTGGGGCCAGAAGCCATACAGGGTCCGCTGGCGCCCGCCGCGCCCACACGTCCCACCCTGGGAGACAGGAGCTACCGGGAGCACGTGGAGGACTTCGAGCGGGAGCTCATCCGCGCGGCGCTTCAGGAGGGCGGCAGCATCGCCGGGGCCGCGAGGCTCTTGCAGGTGGACCGGGGCAATCTCTATCGGCGCATCAAGGCCCTCGGGCTCCCGGTCTCCTGA
- a CDS encoding DUF6209 family protein, with translation MSNRIGRPSFVTPPPTAATPERTVRPAGGEKAPGARSQADQFEARGTRPSQSTSRSAALLTGTSASEAVVPSRLADLQPEVHGASGYEAHFGMGGRTARATVDGQGQVALPTGNGRGPSFHAEAGKPLTVTVDPARLSKTAEKAELVWRVAPGGTEVAIPLTDGTRDASGRLNTVPAKIDLPADAFGTLRMSIRTTGADGKTSTQWDPSSDAAIAPKEGATVVFSDDWKTQVEGKLRAGDKVELAYDRDRLAALLGGKTPSDVVACVSFNGEPPREVPLTLQPGEGGRPGTMFMPSLQVPLEATKMTLWFKGQGEGNTSYDSSFGKNFEFKINPARDDADPSWKAEMLRSKSFPNLQEEDFVGIGPSSQKYNCIAWTMGIQDEWVWPGTRLEDFDKLYATQGYQPMSSMDLSNDPNLEKVVVYGLKPKSGTGAIEVTHGALMDEQGRLTSKIGTQPLIRHNSADDLTGPSYGEPVRVYVRPRQPAVNNS, from the coding sequence ATGTCGAACCGCATTGGCCGCCCCTCCTTCGTCACGCCTCCGCCCACCGCGGCGACTCCGGAGCGCACCGTGCGCCCCGCGGGAGGAGAGAAGGCGCCCGGCGCCCGCTCCCAGGCAGACCAGTTCGAAGCGCGTGGCACCCGGCCGTCCCAGAGCACCTCACGTAGCGCCGCGCTGCTGACGGGCACGAGCGCCTCGGAGGCTGTCGTTCCGTCGCGGCTGGCGGACCTCCAGCCCGAGGTCCACGGCGCCAGCGGCTATGAGGCCCACTTCGGCATGGGCGGCCGCACCGCCCGCGCCACCGTGGACGGCCAGGGCCAGGTCGCGCTGCCCACCGGCAACGGCCGGGGCCCCTCGTTCCATGCGGAGGCCGGCAAGCCGCTGACGGTGACGGTGGACCCCGCGCGCCTGTCGAAGACGGCCGAGAAGGCGGAGCTCGTCTGGCGGGTGGCGCCTGGCGGCACCGAGGTGGCCATTCCCCTCACGGACGGCACCCGCGACGCGAGCGGCCGGCTGAACACGGTGCCCGCGAAGATTGACCTGCCTGCGGACGCCTTCGGCACGCTGCGCATGTCCATCCGCACCACGGGCGCGGACGGCAAGACGTCGACCCAGTGGGACCCCAGCTCCGACGCGGCGATTGCCCCCAAGGAAGGCGCCACCGTCGTCTTCTCCGACGACTGGAAGACGCAGGTCGAGGGGAAGCTGCGCGCGGGCGACAAGGTCGAGCTTGCCTACGACCGGGACCGGCTGGCCGCGCTCCTCGGCGGCAAGACGCCCTCGGACGTCGTCGCGTGCGTGTCCTTCAACGGCGAGCCCCCTCGCGAGGTTCCGCTCACCCTGCAGCCGGGTGAGGGGGGCCGCCCCGGGACGATGTTCATGCCTTCGCTCCAGGTGCCCCTCGAGGCCACGAAGATGACCCTGTGGTTCAAGGGCCAGGGCGAAGGGAACACGAGCTACGACTCGTCCTTCGGGAAGAACTTCGAGTTCAAGATCAACCCCGCCCGGGATGACGCCGACCCGTCCTGGAAGGCGGAGATGCTGCGCAGCAAGAGCTTCCCCAACCTCCAGGAGGAAGACTTCGTCGGCATCGGCCCGTCGTCGCAGAAGTACAACTGCATCGCCTGGACGATGGGCATCCAGGACGAGTGGGTGTGGCCGGGCACGCGCCTCGAGGACTTCGACAAGCTGTACGCGACGCAGGGCTACCAGCCCATGTCCTCGATGGACCTGAGCAACGACCCGAACCTGGAGAAGGTCGTCGTCTACGGGCTCAAGCCGAAGTCGGGGACGGGCGCGATTGAAGTGACGCACGGCGCGCTGATGGACGAGCAGGGCCGGCTGACGAGCAAGATTGGCACCCAGCCGCTCATCCGTCACAACAGCGCTGACGACCTGACCGGCCCCTCGTATGGTGAGCCGGTGCGTGTCTACGTGCGTCCCCGTCAGCCCGCGGTGAACAACTCATGA